The Lacipirellula parvula genome window below encodes:
- a CDS encoding MFS transporter: MTASNAEPSALAAPSSSGLVAWTPFYYGWVNVFAAALMMLATLPGRTQGLGLITEPLLADLQLKPTTFAQINLWATLIGALFCLPVGRWLDRSGARLVLVVLVFGLGAVVLGISRVETTLMLFLLITATRAIGQSALSVASIALVGKWFQRRISIAMGFYALLVGFMFVIAFGLVGYAVQTQGWRTAWGEIGIVLLAGFAPAAWLLVRSTPESVGVKSDDASTVEAVPTGLTLSESLRTPAFWIFALATSIYGLVYSGFGLFNQSIVEQLGFTAEDYHKTLIIATFVGLATQLVGGWLGWKWSLRGLMMLAMGLYGASLLWLPSVTGRSELFSNAVLMGAAGGMVTVVFFAIWPELFGRRHLGLIQGAAQLLTVLASAVGPLLFAECFARTASYNAMFYTLAPAVLILGLAAWFVPRPKLT, from the coding sequence ATGACCGCCTCGAACGCCGAACCGTCGGCCCTTGCCGCTCCGTCAAGCTCCGGCCTCGTGGCGTGGACGCCGTTTTACTACGGCTGGGTAAACGTCTTCGCCGCCGCGCTGATGATGCTCGCGACGCTGCCCGGACGCACGCAGGGGCTCGGCCTCATCACTGAACCGCTGCTGGCCGATCTTCAACTCAAGCCGACCACGTTTGCTCAGATCAATCTTTGGGCGACGCTCATCGGCGCCCTCTTTTGTTTGCCGGTGGGACGCTGGCTCGATCGCAGCGGAGCGCGACTGGTGCTCGTCGTCCTCGTGTTCGGACTCGGCGCCGTCGTCCTCGGCATCAGCCGCGTTGAAACGACCCTTATGCTCTTTCTGCTGATCACCGCAACCCGCGCCATCGGCCAGAGCGCCCTCTCGGTGGCGAGCATCGCGCTGGTCGGCAAATGGTTCCAGCGTCGCATCAGCATCGCGATGGGTTTTTACGCGCTGCTCGTCGGCTTCATGTTCGTGATTGCGTTTGGGCTCGTCGGGTATGCCGTGCAGACGCAAGGCTGGCGGACCGCCTGGGGAGAAATCGGCATCGTCCTGTTGGCGGGGTTCGCCCCCGCGGCGTGGTTGCTGGTTCGCAGCACGCCGGAAAGCGTCGGCGTGAAGTCTGACGATGCGAGCACGGTCGAAGCCGTTCCTACAGGCCTGACTCTCTCAGAGTCGCTGCGAACGCCCGCCTTCTGGATCTTCGCACTCGCCACGTCGATCTACGGACTCGTTTATTCAGGCTTTGGACTGTTCAACCAATCGATCGTCGAGCAACTCGGCTTCACCGCGGAGGACTACCACAAGACGTTGATCATCGCGACGTTCGTTGGACTCGCCACGCAACTGGTCGGCGGTTGGCTTGGTTGGAAGTGGTCGCTCCGCGGACTGATGATGCTCGCAATGGGCCTCTACGGCGCGTCGCTGCTGTGGCTCCCTTCGGTCACGGGACGTTCGGAGCTCTTTTCGAATGCCGTGCTGATGGGCGCCGCCGGCGGCATGGTGACGGTCGTCTTCTTCGCCATCTGGCCCGAGCTGTTTGGCCGCCGCCACCTCGGCCTCATCCAAGGCGCCGCGCAGCTCCTCACCGTACTCGCTTCTGCGGTTGGCCCGCTGCTCTTCGCCGAGTGCTTCGCCCGTACGGCCTCGTACAACGCGATGTTTTACACGCTGGCCCCGGCGGTGCTGATCCTCGGCCTCGCCGCGTGGTTCGTCCCGCGTCCCAAGCTAACCTAA
- a CDS encoding ABC transporter ATP-binding protein, whose product MTTRRGTEAVVEMKYFAQALRDASRHKTVLAAAIACSLAVAVLWSLNIAALFPIIQTTLNGESLQSWNQERIDRAETDLATHEAELADIERQLLAANPAQRQTLEIERSKTNALVTRDRLTAEWAGRIQPIFERWMPSTPFSTVVLVVCVIVAATAVKQLLAVMNQMLVAYVSQSIARDVRSRVFNKALALDRPQFNKQGVSGFTAHITHTTDMLAQGITAFYGGAVTEPLRIITCLILAAFISWRLTLASLIFAPLAAFLMLHLNRRIRSLSYRVLDRSLGFHHIMIEVFNSLNTVQAYSMEDFERKRFREATGAIKRTALMATFYNTLSSPITELLGIGMLCTGLCVSSYLVIFRATSIFGIPMTDTPFEPAIITVFFGALIAAADPLRKLSAVITGLNTGMAAANLLYPMLEMESGLKEPSVPKQLPSAHKQVEFRNISFSYDGLQQVLDDVTLTVKRGEHLAIVGPNGGGKSTLISLLCRFYDPQEGEVLIDGVSLRDLPLSEVRRKIALVTQQTELFNETILHNIRYGRWDATEAEVIAAAELARAHEFISGFTDGYQTVVGANGQRLSGGQRQRISLARAFLKNADILILDEATSQIDVDSERLIHDALDDYGREKTMIMITHRESTLSLADKVVRVEYGKIEQVKHESRAA is encoded by the coding sequence ATGACGACGCGGCGAGGCACGGAGGCCGTCGTTGAGATGAAGTATTTTGCGCAGGCGCTGAGAGATGCATCGCGACACAAAACGGTGCTGGCCGCGGCAATCGCATGCTCGCTGGCCGTGGCGGTGTTGTGGAGCCTGAACATCGCGGCCCTCTTTCCGATCATTCAGACGACGCTGAACGGCGAGTCGCTCCAGTCGTGGAATCAGGAGCGAATCGATCGCGCCGAAACCGATCTCGCGACGCACGAAGCTGAACTCGCCGATATCGAAAGGCAGCTGCTGGCCGCGAATCCTGCTCAGCGGCAAACGCTCGAAATTGAGCGCAGTAAAACGAATGCGCTTGTCACGCGCGATAGGCTCACGGCCGAGTGGGCCGGCCGCATCCAGCCAATTTTTGAGCGCTGGATGCCGTCCACGCCATTCTCAACGGTTGTGCTCGTCGTCTGCGTCATTGTGGCCGCCACGGCGGTCAAGCAACTGTTGGCCGTAATGAATCAGATGCTCGTGGCGTACGTTTCGCAGAGCATCGCCCGCGACGTGCGGAGCCGCGTGTTCAACAAAGCGCTGGCGCTTGATCGACCGCAGTTCAACAAGCAGGGCGTCAGCGGCTTCACCGCCCACATCACGCACACGACCGACATGCTGGCGCAGGGGATCACCGCCTTCTACGGCGGCGCCGTCACCGAGCCGTTGCGGATCATCACCTGCCTCATCCTCGCCGCGTTTATTTCGTGGCGGCTGACGCTGGCCTCGCTGATTTTCGCGCCCCTCGCGGCGTTCCTGATGCTGCACCTCAATCGCCGCATTCGCTCGCTCTCGTACCGCGTGCTCGACCGCTCGCTCGGCTTCCACCACATCATGATCGAGGTCTTCAACAGCCTCAACACGGTGCAGGCCTACTCGATGGAAGACTTCGAGCGCAAACGCTTCCGCGAAGCGACCGGCGCCATCAAGCGGACCGCGCTCATGGCGACGTTCTACAACACCCTGTCGAGCCCGATTACCGAACTGCTCGGCATCGGCATGCTCTGCACCGGCCTGTGCGTCTCGTCATACCTCGTCATCTTCCGTGCGACGTCGATCTTCGGCATCCCGATGACCGACACGCCGTTCGAGCCGGCGATCATCACCGTCTTCTTCGGCGCTCTCATCGCGGCGGCCGATCCACTGCGAAAGCTGTCGGCCGTCATTACCGGTCTTAATACCGGTATGGCCGCCGCGAATTTGCTCTATCCGATGCTGGAGATGGAATCAGGTCTCAAAGAACCGTCCGTTCCTAAGCAGCTTCCCTCGGCTCACAAACAGGTCGAGTTTCGCAACATCAGCTTCAGCTACGACGGTCTGCAGCAGGTCCTCGACGACGTAACCCTCACCGTGAAACGGGGCGAACATCTGGCGATCGTCGGCCCGAACGGCGGCGGCAAGAGCACGCTCATCAGCCTGTTGTGCCGTTTCTACGATCCGCAGGAGGGCGAGGTGCTCATCGACGGCGTCTCGCTCCGCGACTTGCCGCTGAGCGAAGTTCGCCGCAAGATCGCCCTCGTCACGCAGCAGACCGAGCTCTTCAACGAAACGATCCTCCACAACATTCGCTACGGCCGCTGGGATGCGACCGAAGCGGAAGTGATCGCCGCCGCGGAACTCGCGCGGGCCCATGAATTCATCAGCGGCTTCACCGACGGCTATCAAACCGTCGTCGGCGCCAACGGCCAACGCCTCAGCGGCGGCCAGCGGCAGCGGATCTCGCTTGCCCGCGCCTTCTTGAAGAACGCCGACATCCTCATTCTCGACGAAGCGACGAGCCAGATCGACGTCGACAGCGAACGGCTGATTCACGACGCCCTCGACGACTACGGCCGCGAGAAGACGATGATCATGATCACCCACCGCGAAAGCACGCTGTCGCTCGCCGACAAGGTGGTGCGGGTGGAGTACGGCAAGATCGAACAAGTGAAGCACGAATCTCGTGCGGCGTAG
- a CDS encoding TIGR03032 family protein has protein sequence MANPDSSSAPADNDAPDRWREVRFRHSPSFVDVLREARCSLLVSTYQAGKLLSIGLADGKLHFSFHNFDQAMGVAVSPRQLAVGAKGQIWFLQNNSQLAPSIEPAGRYDGCYLARTAHVTGGIHCHEMGWGGERGDELWVVNTLFSCLSTLHGDFSFVPRWRPSFITNLAGEDRCHMNGLAMDRGRPRFVSMMSQTDTAAGWRPTKSTSGVILDVASGQPVTHGLAMPHSPRWYGERLWVLNSGFGTLEVVDPASGRRDAVAGMPGYTRGLGFSGPFAFIGLSKIRETAVFGGVPIAEHRHELKCGVGVVDLRTGKPVASLEFESGVEEIFDVQVLENTVCASLCGPRPDQDGAQDIWLVPRPDQVEQLAATSTVGGRAAAGGNRGPAFPTAEAHAFGGSDVTLSDAQFQMVLNQALRLQRERHIGEAIELFQRATAARPQSAEAWNHLGNALQDAGQQEQALECYRLAAEANPTFGPALQNFGYLLVAQGRVDEGRQRLEEAQRVQPAPVNHVLIATALPVVYESIEDVRERRESLLARVQKVVDDGVTIDTTATLVPTNFFAAYQGENDRDLHANLGRIYRGVDLTKGRTIDKSRPRPRIGFLSAYFRDHTIGRLNIGRLERLNRDKFETVVLSVGRHQDALADRFRQAADKYVEINRDVAAARQLIADQGLDLLFFADVGMDALSYTLAFSRMAPVQAVTWGHPVTTGSSTMDFFLSGKELDGPDGEGHYTERLVRLPNLATYYFRPQLASPAKSRADLGLSPDANLYICPQTLFKFHPAFDEQLAGILRRDPRGELALIEGRTANWTRLLRERFARSMPDVIDRIKFLPALPNEDFLQLLALADLMLDPPQFGGGNTSYEAFAVGTPIVTWPGELMRSRITHALYAKMGINSLTVDSGEAYIARAVELGTNAKLRQAIRAEILAKCSVLYEDDAEVRDFEHFLLTATGR, from the coding sequence ATGGCGAATCCCGACTCCAGTTCTGCTCCCGCCGATAACGACGCTCCCGACCGCTGGCGGGAAGTCCGCTTTCGCCACTCGCCGTCGTTCGTCGACGTGCTCCGCGAGGCCCGCTGCTCGCTCCTCGTGTCGACCTATCAGGCCGGCAAGCTCCTGTCGATCGGCCTCGCCGACGGCAAGCTTCACTTCTCGTTCCACAACTTCGATCAGGCGATGGGCGTCGCTGTCTCGCCGCGGCAATTGGCGGTCGGCGCGAAGGGACAAATCTGGTTCCTGCAAAACAACTCGCAGCTCGCCCCCAGCATTGAACCGGCCGGCCGGTACGATGGCTGTTACCTCGCCCGCACCGCGCACGTCACCGGCGGCATCCACTGCCATGAGATGGGCTGGGGCGGCGAACGCGGCGACGAACTGTGGGTCGTCAACACGCTTTTCTCGTGCCTGTCGACGCTTCACGGCGACTTCAGTTTCGTTCCCCGCTGGCGACCGTCGTTCATTACGAACCTCGCCGGCGAAGATCGCTGCCACATGAACGGCCTCGCGATGGATCGCGGCCGACCGCGCTTCGTCTCGATGATGTCGCAGACGGACACCGCCGCCGGCTGGCGGCCGACGAAAAGCACGAGCGGCGTCATTCTCGATGTCGCCAGCGGCCAGCCCGTCACGCACGGCCTCGCGATGCCCCACTCGCCGCGCTGGTATGGCGAGCGGCTGTGGGTGCTTAACTCGGGCTTCGGCACGCTCGAAGTCGTCGACCCCGCGAGCGGTCGTCGCGACGCAGTCGCCGGCATGCCCGGCTACACTCGCGGCCTCGGCTTCAGCGGCCCGTTCGCGTTCATCGGTCTCTCAAAAATTCGTGAGACGGCCGTCTTCGGCGGCGTGCCGATCGCCGAGCATCGCCACGAACTCAAGTGCGGCGTCGGCGTCGTCGACCTCCGCACCGGCAAGCCAGTCGCTTCGCTCGAATTCGAAAGCGGCGTCGAAGAAATCTTCGACGTCCAAGTGCTTGAGAACACCGTTTGCGCCTCGCTCTGCGGCCCGCGGCCCGATCAAGACGGCGCTCAAGATATTTGGCTCGTCCCGCGCCCCGACCAAGTCGAGCAACTCGCAGCGACTTCTACGGTCGGCGGTCGCGCCGCGGCGGGCGGCAATCGCGGTCCTGCATTTCCCACGGCTGAAGCCCATGCCTTCGGCGGCAGCGACGTCACGCTCAGCGACGCCCAATTCCAAATGGTGCTCAATCAGGCCCTCCGCCTGCAGCGCGAACGTCACATCGGCGAGGCGATCGAGCTCTTCCAACGCGCCACGGCTGCCCGGCCGCAATCGGCCGAAGCCTGGAACCATCTCGGCAACGCGCTGCAAGACGCCGGTCAGCAAGAGCAAGCCCTTGAGTGCTACCGCCTGGCGGCCGAGGCGAACCCGACGTTCGGCCCTGCCCTGCAAAACTTTGGTTATCTCCTCGTCGCGCAAGGCCGCGTCGACGAAGGTCGCCAGCGTCTCGAAGAAGCCCAGCGAGTCCAGCCGGCGCCGGTGAATCACGTCCTCATCGCGACGGCGCTGCCGGTAGTGTACGAATCAATCGAAGACGTTCGTGAGCGCCGCGAGAGTCTTCTCGCTCGCGTACAGAAAGTCGTCGATGACGGCGTCACGATCGACACCACCGCGACGCTCGTTCCGACAAACTTCTTCGCCGCGTACCAAGGCGAGAACGATCGCGACCTTCACGCAAACCTCGGCCGCATCTATCGCGGCGTCGATCTCACCAAGGGGCGAACGATCGACAAGTCACGCCCCCGTCCGCGGATCGGTTTTCTTTCGGCCTATTTTCGCGACCACACGATCGGCCGGCTCAACATCGGGCGCCTCGAGCGCCTCAACCGCGACAAGTTTGAAACGGTCGTCCTTTCTGTCGGCCGGCATCAAGACGCGCTCGCCGATCGCTTCCGCCAGGCGGCCGACAAGTATGTCGAGATCAACCGCGACGTCGCTGCGGCCCGCCAGTTGATCGCCGACCAAGGGCTCGATCTGCTGTTCTTCGCCGACGTCGGCATGGACGCGCTCAGCTACACGCTCGCCTTCTCGCGAATGGCGCCCGTGCAGGCCGTCACGTGGGGGCATCCCGTCACCACCGGCAGCTCGACGATGGACTTTTTTCTCTCGGGAAAGGAACTCGACGGCCCCGACGGCGAGGGGCACTACACGGAACGCTTGGTGCGCTTACCGAACCTCGCCACCTATTACTTCCGTCCGCAGTTAGCCTCGCCCGCGAAGAGCCGCGCCGATCTCGGCCTCTCGCCCGATGCGAACCTTTACATCTGCCCGCAGACGCTCTTCAAGTTCCACCCGGCGTTCGACGAACAGCTTGCCGGCATCTTGCGGCGCGACCCCCGCGGCGAGTTGGCCCTCATCGAAGGCCGCACCGCGAATTGGACGCGGCTGCTGCGCGAGCGCTTCGCACGGAGCATGCCCGACGTGATCGATCGCATCAAGTTCTTGCCGGCCTTGCCGAACGAAGACTTCTTGCAGCTACTCGCCCTCGCCGACCTGATGCTCGACCCGCCGCAGTTCGGCGGCGGCAACACCAGCTACGAAGCCTTCGCCGTTGGCACGCCGATCGTCACCTGGCCCGGCGAACTGATGCGCAGCCGCATTACGCACGCCCTCTACGCGAAGATGGGGATCAATTCGCTCACCGTCGACTCGGGCGAGGCCTATATCGCCCGCGCGGTGGAGCTCGGCACGAACGCGAAGCTACGGCAAGCGATCCGCGCGGAGATTCTCGCCAAGTGCAGCGTGCTCTACGAGGACGACGCCGAAGTCCGCGACTTCGAGCACTTCCTCCTCACGGCGACGGGGCGATGA
- a CDS encoding acetyltransferase: MADVVIFGVKDFASLAHFYLRHDSPHRVVAFTVHREFLPAEVEFEGLPIVALEDLEQRYPSSQVSAFAPMSHRKMNRLREGIYNDLKSRGYELISYVSSRATTFPEQQIGDNCFILEDNTIQPFAAIGDNVVIWSGNHIGHHSTVESHTFITSHVVISGHCRIGKYSFLGVNATLKDQITLGEGTLIGMGANITKDTEAWSLYKADATKASKVSSADIDF, from the coding sequence ATGGCCGACGTCGTCATCTTCGGCGTGAAGGATTTTGCCTCGCTCGCCCATTTTTATTTGCGGCATGATAGCCCGCACCGCGTCGTGGCGTTTACGGTCCATCGCGAGTTCTTGCCGGCCGAGGTAGAATTTGAGGGGCTGCCGATCGTGGCGCTCGAGGATCTCGAACAGCGTTACCCGTCGAGCCAAGTGAGCGCCTTCGCGCCGATGTCGCATCGCAAGATGAACCGGCTACGCGAGGGAATTTACAACGATCTCAAGTCGCGAGGCTACGAGTTGATCTCGTACGTCAGCAGCCGGGCGACGACATTCCCCGAGCAGCAGATTGGTGACAACTGTTTTATTTTGGAAGATAATACGATTCAGCCTTTTGCAGCGATCGGCGACAACGTCGTTATTTGGAGTGGCAACCACATCGGCCACCATTCGACGGTTGAAAGCCACACGTTCATCACGTCGCACGTCGTGATCAGCGGGCACTGCCGCATCGGCAAGTATTCGTTCCTCGGCGTTAACGCGACGCTGAAGGATCAGATCACGCTCGGCGAGGGAACGCTCATTGGCATGGGGGCGAACATCACCAAAGACACCGAGGCGTGGTCGCTCTATAAGGCCGATGCGACGAAGGCTTCGAAGGTGTCGAGCGCTGACATCGATTTCTAA
- a CDS encoding GNAT family N-acetyltransferase has translation MSAAAGYASRAYAESLSEFGEVIELPRAGGFLLGQAIPGAAGQDAVGPYPLLACRDWNELSGDLAALAQRFICVYGVTDSFAEASPELLAATFPDVCYVYKQHFATDLSRPLDEIVDSHHRRNIRKGLRNVEVRNVVPDDAAALQAWQGLYDCLIERHGIQGIARFSPTSFAKQFAVPGFQAFAAVDAEGICGMTLWYVDRGVAYYHLGAYNERGYGLAASFAIFSTALQQFAEQGVRWAALGAGAGTSASDSGLTRFKQGWSTETRPVYLCGRILQHDAHERLAATAPVGTKFFPAYRAPRA, from the coding sequence ATGAGCGCGGCGGCCGGCTACGCGAGCCGGGCGTATGCGGAGTCGCTCAGCGAGTTCGGCGAAGTGATCGAGTTGCCGCGAGCGGGCGGATTCTTGCTCGGACAAGCGATTCCCGGCGCCGCTGGGCAAGACGCCGTTGGCCCTTATCCGCTGCTCGCGTGCCGCGACTGGAATGAGTTGAGCGGCGATCTCGCAGCGCTCGCGCAGCGGTTCATTTGCGTTTATGGCGTGACCGATTCGTTTGCGGAAGCGTCGCCCGAATTGCTCGCGGCAACGTTTCCAGATGTGTGCTACGTCTACAAGCAACACTTCGCGACCGACCTCAGTCGGCCGCTTGATGAGATCGTCGACAGCCACCATCGCCGCAACATTCGCAAAGGGCTGAGGAACGTCGAGGTGCGGAACGTCGTCCCCGACGACGCGGCGGCGTTGCAAGCCTGGCAAGGGCTCTACGATTGTCTCATCGAGCGGCATGGCATCCAGGGAATTGCTCGTTTCTCTCCCACGTCATTCGCCAAGCAATTCGCCGTGCCGGGGTTCCAGGCGTTCGCGGCCGTCGACGCGGAGGGGATTTGCGGGATGACGCTCTGGTATGTCGACCGCGGAGTCGCCTACTACCACCTCGGCGCCTACAACGAGCGGGGCTACGGCCTGGCGGCGTCGTTCGCGATTTTTTCGACGGCGCTGCAGCAATTCGCTGAGCAGGGCGTCCGCTGGGCGGCCCTCGGCGCCGGCGCCGGGACGAGTGCCAGCGACTCGGGCCTGACGCGGTTCAAGCAAGGATGGTCGACCGAAACGCGGCCCGTTTACCTCTGCGGGCGGATCTTGCAGCATGACGCCCACGAGCGGCTTGCTGCCACAGCGCCAGTGGGGACAAAATTCTTTCCCGCCTACCGCGCGCCGCGGGCGTAG
- a CDS encoding phosphocholine-specific phospholipase C has translation MDTRREFFKKAAFLSGAGMWAALHGSIEKALAIGPEPGSTYLDAEHVVILMQENRSFDHAFGTLRGVRGYNDPRALTLANGNPVWVQTNNAGASYVPFRLNIKETNATWMGSLPHSWTDQVDARNGGQCNQWLPAKASGHEEFRDMPLTMGHYNREDIPFYYALADAFTVCDQNFCSSLTGTTPNRLHLWTGTIREQPSPDSWACVQNSDVNYDREASWKTYPERLEAAGVPWKIYQNEISVSTGLHGEAEAWLANFTDNPIEWFTQYGVRFSPAHRQYLRLRAEKLRQRIARYEQAQIEAKISVKEWFKLGVDKSKLLAIEAELEQWNEENFKLLSPECQQIHERAFTTNSGDPDYHSVVEMAYDDQGTPRTMEVPKGDVLHQFRHDVDNDKLPTVSWLVAPERFSDHPGSPWYGAWYLAEVLEILTRRPEVWKKTVFVLTYDENDGYFDHVPPFVPPTPGKADAGKVSDGIDAAVEYVTREQESKRKGLDDCRDSPIGLGYRVPMVIASPWSRGGAVCSEVFDHTSVLQFLEHLLEHRTGKPVKETNISEWRRTVCGDLTSAFKPEPPTGAVELPYPDRDQFLEGIHQAQFKAPPADFHALSADEIAAMRKAPNSSDVMPRQEAGQRPAAPLPYELAVNGAVDSQTGELSIRFAAGNERFGERSAGAPFIAYSRHDDELRVRNYAVKAGDKLADSWKVGSFPKEQYDVEVHGPNGFFRRFRGEGAQSPVEVTLGEPTNSRSSKQASGAIELTLRNVGDRPAMVSIIDHAYGAPPEALQLPAGKATTIAIDLTDSDRWYDLSVFVDGDAGFERRFAGCVETGQWGLSDPALG, from the coding sequence ATGGATACGCGACGAGAGTTCTTCAAGAAGGCAGCCTTCCTGTCTGGCGCCGGGATGTGGGCGGCGCTGCATGGCTCGATTGAGAAGGCGCTGGCGATCGGGCCGGAGCCGGGGAGCACCTACCTCGACGCTGAGCACGTGGTGATCCTGATGCAGGAGAACCGGTCGTTCGACCACGCTTTCGGTACGCTCCGCGGCGTGCGGGGCTATAACGACCCGCGAGCGCTGACGCTAGCTAACGGCAACCCGGTGTGGGTGCAGACGAACAACGCTGGCGCCAGCTACGTGCCGTTTCGGCTGAACATCAAGGAGACGAACGCCACTTGGATGGGCTCGCTGCCGCATAGCTGGACCGATCAGGTCGACGCCCGCAACGGCGGCCAGTGTAACCAGTGGCTGCCGGCAAAGGCGTCGGGTCACGAAGAGTTCCGCGACATGCCGCTCACGATGGGGCACTACAATCGGGAAGACATCCCGTTCTATTACGCCCTGGCCGACGCCTTCACGGTCTGCGATCAGAACTTCTGCTCGTCGTTGACCGGGACGACGCCCAACCGGCTCCACCTGTGGACCGGCACGATCCGCGAGCAACCGTCGCCCGACTCGTGGGCCTGCGTACAGAACTCCGACGTCAACTACGATCGCGAGGCAAGCTGGAAGACGTACCCCGAGCGTCTCGAAGCGGCGGGAGTGCCATGGAAGATCTATCAGAACGAGATCAGCGTCTCGACCGGCCTGCATGGCGAAGCGGAAGCGTGGCTCGCTAACTTTACGGACAATCCGATCGAGTGGTTCACGCAGTACGGCGTGCGGTTCTCGCCGGCCCATCGACAATATCTGCGGCTACGAGCCGAGAAACTTCGGCAAAGGATCGCCCGCTACGAGCAGGCGCAGATCGAGGCGAAGATCAGCGTAAAGGAATGGTTCAAGCTGGGCGTCGATAAGAGCAAGCTCTTGGCGATTGAAGCAGAGCTTGAGCAGTGGAACGAGGAAAACTTCAAGTTGCTCTCGCCCGAATGTCAGCAAATCCACGAGCGAGCCTTCACTACCAATAGCGGCGATCCAGACTACCACTCGGTCGTCGAGATGGCGTACGACGACCAAGGGACGCCGCGGACGATGGAAGTCCCCAAGGGCGACGTCCTCCATCAATTCCGGCATGACGTCGACAACGACAAGCTGCCGACCGTCTCTTGGCTGGTGGCGCCGGAGCGATTTTCAGATCATCCAGGCTCGCCGTGGTACGGGGCGTGGTATCTGGCCGAGGTGCTGGAGATTCTCACGCGGCGGCCCGAGGTGTGGAAGAAAACCGTGTTCGTCCTCACCTACGACGAGAACGACGGCTACTTCGATCATGTGCCGCCGTTCGTGCCGCCTACTCCGGGCAAGGCTGACGCGGGCAAGGTCTCCGACGGCATCGATGCGGCCGTCGAGTACGTCACGCGCGAGCAGGAGTCGAAGCGGAAGGGTCTGGATGATTGCCGCGACAGCCCCATCGGGCTTGGCTACCGCGTACCGATGGTCATTGCGTCGCCCTGGAGTCGGGGCGGAGCCGTTTGCTCGGAGGTGTTCGACCACACGTCGGTGCTGCAGTTCCTCGAACATCTGCTCGAGCACCGTACGGGGAAGCCGGTCAAGGAAACGAACATCAGCGAGTGGCGGCGCACCGTGTGCGGCGACCTCACGTCCGCGTTCAAGCCGGAGCCGCCGACCGGCGCGGTCGAGCTGCCGTATCCCGACCGCGATCAGTTCTTGGAGGGGATCCATCAGGCGCAGTTCAAGGCGCCGCCGGCGGACTTCCATGCGTTGTCGGCCGACGAGATCGCAGCGATGCGGAAGGCGCCAAACAGCAGCGATGTGATGCCGCGGCAAGAAGCAGGGCAGCGGCCTGCGGCGCCGCTGCCGTATGAACTCGCCGTCAACGGCGCCGTCGATTCACAGACCGGGGAGCTGAGCATTCGCTTCGCGGCTGGGAACGAGCGGTTTGGCGAGCGCTCGGCCGGCGCGCCGTTCATCGCCTACAGCCGGCACGACGACGAGTTGCGGGTGCGCAACTATGCCGTAAAGGCTGGCGACAAACTGGCCGACTCGTGGAAGGTCGGCAGCTTTCCGAAAGAGCAGTACGACGTCGAGGTGCATGGCCCCAACGGCTTCTTCCGCCGGTTCCGCGGCGAGGGCGCCCAATCGCCGGTGGAAGTGACTCTCGGTGAGCCGACGAACTCGCGCAGTTCGAAGCAGGCGTCGGGGGCGATCGAGCTGACGCTGCGCAACGTCGGCGATCGGCCGGCGATGGTGAGCATTATCGACCACGCGTATGGCGCGCCGCCGGAGGCGTTGCAACTTCCTGCGGGGAAGGCGACGACGATTGCGATCGATCTGACGGACAGCGATCGGTGGTACGATCTCTCGGTGTTCGTCGACGGCGATGCAGGGTTTGAACGGCGATTTGCCGGGTGCGTCGAAACGGGGCAGTGGGGGCTCAGCGATCCGGCGTTAGGTTAG
- a CDS encoding class I SAM-dependent methyltransferase, which translates to MPVAPQLSSWYGLEKLCRLSNARHFGKTLRMEQVDYQSLIEHYEGCLERHGDTHLGVDWPNPHDAATRYRVMLELLGADAQQPGVSLLDFGCGTAHLWQYMQEQGSSDLRYIGLDASSKFVELSQQKFPGVEFHCLDALADAAPLPEVDYIVMNGVLTEKRGMTFDAMWEYTQRLLERVFPAARRGLAFNVMSKHVDWERDDLFHLPFDQLAAFLRQRLSRHIRFRADYGLYEYTTYVYREPR; encoded by the coding sequence ATGCCAGTGGCACCCCAGTTATCAAGCTGGTACGGCCTCGAAAAACTTTGCCGGTTGTCAAATGCCCGCCACTTTGGGAAAACGCTACGGATGGAGCAGGTCGACTATCAATCGCTGATCGAGCATTACGAAGGGTGCCTGGAGCGGCATGGCGACACCCATTTGGGAGTCGATTGGCCAAACCCGCACGACGCCGCGACCCGCTATCGCGTGATGCTTGAACTCCTCGGCGCCGACGCCCAGCAACCGGGCGTGAGCTTGCTCGACTTTGGCTGTGGGACGGCCCACCTCTGGCAGTACATGCAAGAGCAGGGCAGCAGCGACCTGCGGTACATCGGGCTCGATGCGTCGTCGAAGTTCGTGGAACTCTCGCAGCAGAAGTTTCCCGGCGTCGAGTTCCACTGCCTCGACGCGCTCGCCGACGCCGCGCCGCTCCCCGAGGTCGATTACATCGTGATGAACGGCGTCCTCACCGAGAAACGGGGGATGACGTTCGATGCCATGTGGGAGTACACGCAGCGGCTGCTCGAGCGCGTCTTTCCCGCCGCTCGACGCGGGCTGGCGTTCAACGTGATGTCGAAGCACGTCGATTGGGAGCGAGACGACCTGTTTCACCTGCCGTTCGACCAACTCGCGGCCTTCCTGCGGCAACGGCTGAGCCGGCACATCCGCTTCCGCGCCGACTACGGACTCTACGAATACACCACGTACGTTTATCGGGAACCGAGGTGA